From Nicotiana tabacum cultivar K326 chromosome 20, ASM71507v2, whole genome shotgun sequence, one genomic window encodes:
- the LOC107831211 gene encoding cyclin-D3-3 isoform X1, giving the protein MAHHHNQPQQHQKLPFLLDSLYCKDESLDVLDRGNCLTEEVEVNPNSISLLWEEEELSSLMSKEQENQMYNVVINNPYLSVARTEAVHWILEAISYHNFSAQTAILAINYLDRFLFSFQSQSEKPWMNQLAAVTCLSLAAKVEETQVPLLVDLQVEESRYLFEPRTIQRMELLVLSTLKWKMNPVTPFSFLDYFSRRLGFNNHICCELLRRCERVLLSTITADCRFMCYLPSAVAAATMLHAIDRIEPCIEEEYQEQLLGILGIVKDNVTDCYRLVQEVASNIDFNSNKRKSIGALPGSPVGVMDVSFSSDSSDDSWAVASSVSSTPEPLSKKIRTQT; this is encoded by the exons ATGGCTCACCATCACAATCAACCACAACAACACCAAAAGCTTCCATTTTTACTAGATTCTTTGTATTGCAAAGATGAAAGTTTGGACGTGTTAGACAGAGGCAATTGTTTAACAGAGGAAGTAGAAGTAAACCCCAACTCAATTTCTTTGTTATGGGAAGAGGAAGAGTTAAGCTCTTTAATGTCCAAAGAACAAGAGAATCAAATGTATAATGTTGTAATAAACAATCCATATTTGTCAGTAGCTAGAACGGAGGCAGTTCATTGGATTCTTGAAGCCATTTCCTATCATAATTTCTCTGCTCAAACTGCAATTCTTGCTATAAACTACCTTGATAGATTTCTCTTCAGCTTTCAGTCACAAAGTGAAAAGCCATGGATGAATCAACTTGCTGCTGTGACCTGTCTTTCTTTAGCTGCAAAAGTTGAGGAGACTCAAGTGCCTTTACTTGTAGATCTCCAA GTGGAGGAATCAAGATACTTATTTGAGCCAAGAACAATCCAGAGAATGGAGCTATTGGTACTTTCTACTCTCAAGTGGAAGATGAATCCAGTAACCCCATTTTCATTTCTTGATTACTTCTCCAGAAGGCTTGGATTCAACAATCACATTTGCTGTGAATTACTTAGAAGATGTGAGAGGGTGCTTCTATCCACTATTACTG cagATTGTAGATTCATGTGCTATCTTCCTTCTGCTGTGGCTGCTGCTACAATGTTACACGCCATTGATAGGATAGAGCCCTGCATTGAAGAAGAGTACCAAGAACAACTTTTGGGTATACTTGGAATAGTAAAG GACAATGTGACGGATTGTTATAGGCTAGTCCAGGAGGTGGCTTCCAATATTGATTTCAACTCAAACAAACGAAAGTCAATTGGTGCCTTGCCAGGAAGTCCCGTAGGAGTTATGGATGTGTCATTTAGTTCTGATAGCTCCGATGACTCGTGGGCAGTGGCTTCATCCGTTTCTTCAACTCCAGAGCCATTGTCAAAGAAGATTAGAACACAAACGTAG
- the LOC107831211 gene encoding cyclin-D3-3 isoform X2: protein MAHHHNQPQQHQKLPFLLDSLYCKDESLDVLDRGNCLTEEVEVNPNSISLLWEEEELSSLMSKEQENQMYNVVINNPYLSVARTEAVHWILEAISYHNFSAQTAILAINYLDRFLFSFQSQSEKPWMNQLAAVTCLSLAAKVEETQVPLLVDLQVEESRYLFEPRTIQRMELLVLSTLKWKMNPVTPFSFLDYFSRRLGFNNHICCELLRRCERVLLSTITDCRFMCYLPSAVAAATMLHAIDRIEPCIEEEYQEQLLGILGIVKDNVTDCYRLVQEVASNIDFNSNKRKSIGALPGSPVGVMDVSFSSDSSDDSWAVASSVSSTPEPLSKKIRTQT, encoded by the exons ATGGCTCACCATCACAATCAACCACAACAACACCAAAAGCTTCCATTTTTACTAGATTCTTTGTATTGCAAAGATGAAAGTTTGGACGTGTTAGACAGAGGCAATTGTTTAACAGAGGAAGTAGAAGTAAACCCCAACTCAATTTCTTTGTTATGGGAAGAGGAAGAGTTAAGCTCTTTAATGTCCAAAGAACAAGAGAATCAAATGTATAATGTTGTAATAAACAATCCATATTTGTCAGTAGCTAGAACGGAGGCAGTTCATTGGATTCTTGAAGCCATTTCCTATCATAATTTCTCTGCTCAAACTGCAATTCTTGCTATAAACTACCTTGATAGATTTCTCTTCAGCTTTCAGTCACAAAGTGAAAAGCCATGGATGAATCAACTTGCTGCTGTGACCTGTCTTTCTTTAGCTGCAAAAGTTGAGGAGACTCAAGTGCCTTTACTTGTAGATCTCCAA GTGGAGGAATCAAGATACTTATTTGAGCCAAGAACAATCCAGAGAATGGAGCTATTGGTACTTTCTACTCTCAAGTGGAAGATGAATCCAGTAACCCCATTTTCATTTCTTGATTACTTCTCCAGAAGGCTTGGATTCAACAATCACATTTGCTGTGAATTACTTAGAAGATGTGAGAGGGTGCTTCTATCCACTATTACTG ATTGTAGATTCATGTGCTATCTTCCTTCTGCTGTGGCTGCTGCTACAATGTTACACGCCATTGATAGGATAGAGCCCTGCATTGAAGAAGAGTACCAAGAACAACTTTTGGGTATACTTGGAATAGTAAAG GACAATGTGACGGATTGTTATAGGCTAGTCCAGGAGGTGGCTTCCAATATTGATTTCAACTCAAACAAACGAAAGTCAATTGGTGCCTTGCCAGGAAGTCCCGTAGGAGTTATGGATGTGTCATTTAGTTCTGATAGCTCCGATGACTCGTGGGCAGTGGCTTCATCCGTTTCTTCAACTCCAGAGCCATTGTCAAAGAAGATTAGAACACAAACGTAG